One window from the genome of Erwinia sorbitola encodes:
- the ompR gene encoding osmolarity response regulator transcription factor OmpR, whose protein sequence is MQENYKILVVDDDMRLRALLERYLTEQGFQVRSVANAEQMDRLLTRESFHLMVLDLMLPGEDGLSICRRLRSQSNPMPIIMVTAKGEEVDRIVGLEIGADDYIPKPFNPRELLARIRAVLRRQANELPGAPSQEEAVIAFGKFKLNLGTREMFREDEPMPLTSGEFAVLKALVSHPREPLSRDKLMNLARGREYSAMERSIDVQISRLRRMVEEDPAHPRYIQTVWGLGYVFVPDGSKA, encoded by the coding sequence ATGCAAGAGAATTACAAAATTCTGGTAGTAGATGACGACATGCGTTTGCGTGCGCTGCTGGAACGTTATCTTACAGAGCAGGGCTTCCAGGTACGCAGCGTGGCAAATGCCGAGCAGATGGATCGTCTGCTGACGCGTGAATCTTTCCATCTTATGGTGCTTGACCTGATGTTACCCGGCGAAGACGGCCTTTCTATCTGTCGCCGTCTGCGCAGTCAAAGCAATCCGATGCCGATTATTATGGTCACCGCCAAAGGCGAAGAAGTTGACCGTATCGTAGGGCTGGAAATCGGTGCTGACGACTACATTCCAAAACCGTTCAACCCGCGTGAACTGCTGGCACGTATCCGTGCGGTACTGCGCCGCCAGGCGAACGAACTGCCGGGTGCACCTTCGCAGGAAGAGGCGGTGATTGCTTTTGGTAAATTTAAACTGAACCTCGGCACCCGTGAGATGTTCCGTGAAGATGAGCCAATGCCGCTTACCAGCGGTGAGTTTGCGGTATTGAAAGCGCTGGTGAGCCACCCGCGTGAGCCGCTGTCGCGTGATAAGTTGATGAACCTTGCCCGTGGCCGTGAGTACAGCGCTATGGAGCGTTCAATCGACGTACAGATTTCCCGCTTGCGCCGTATGGTGGAAGAAGATCCGGCTCATCCGCGCTACATCCAGACCGTTTGGGGCCTGGGTTACGTATTCGTGCCGGACGGCAGTAAAGCATGA
- the envZ gene encoding two-component system sensor histidine kinase EnvZ, translated as MRRFRFSPRSSFARTLLLIVTLLFVSLVTTYLVVLNFAILPSLQQFNKVLAYEVRMLMTDRLQLEDGTQLEVPPAFRREIYRELGISLYTNAAAEESGLRWAQHYQFLSQQMAQQLGGPTDVRVEVNKNSPVVWLKTWLSPDIWVRVPLTEIHQGDFSPLFRYTLAIMLLAIGGAWLFIRIQNRPLVELEHAALQVGKGIIPPPLREYGASEVRSVTRAFNQMASGVKQLADDRTLLMAGVSHDLRTPLTRIRLATEMMSEQDGYLAESINKDIEECNAIIEQFIDYLRTGQEMQFERADLNSVLGEVVAAESGYEREIENAVMSAELMLDINPLAIKRAIANMVVNAARYGNGWIKVSSGRELHRAWFQVDDDGPGIEPDQLKHLLQPFVRGDSARSTSGTGLGLAIVQRIIDAHQGSLEIGKSERGGLRIRAWLPLPPASLPVGPMT; from the coding sequence ATGAGGCGATTCCGCTTCTCTCCCCGTAGTTCGTTTGCCCGTACGCTCCTGTTGATTGTTACCCTGCTGTTTGTCAGCCTGGTAACAACCTATCTGGTAGTGTTGAACTTTGCGATTTTACCCAGCCTGCAACAGTTCAACAAAGTTCTGGCCTATGAAGTACGTATGCTGATGACCGATCGTTTGCAGTTGGAAGATGGCACACAGCTGGAAGTGCCACCGGCGTTTCGCCGTGAGATCTACCGTGAACTGGGCATCTCGCTGTATACCAATGCAGCGGCGGAAGAGAGCGGATTACGCTGGGCGCAGCATTATCAGTTCCTTAGCCAGCAGATGGCGCAGCAGCTGGGTGGCCCGACCGATGTCCGTGTTGAGGTCAACAAGAACTCGCCGGTGGTATGGCTGAAAACCTGGCTGTCGCCCGATATCTGGGTACGGGTACCGCTGACCGAGATTCATCAGGGTGACTTCTCGCCGCTGTTCCGCTATACGCTGGCGATTATGCTGCTGGCGATTGGCGGAGCATGGCTATTTATTCGCATCCAGAACCGCCCGCTGGTGGAGCTGGAGCATGCGGCATTGCAGGTGGGGAAAGGCATTATTCCGCCGCCGCTGCGCGAGTATGGAGCCTCTGAAGTGCGCTCTGTGACGCGGGCATTTAATCAGATGGCGTCGGGAGTGAAACAGCTGGCGGACGACCGAACCCTGTTAATGGCGGGGGTCAGTCACGATCTGAGAACGCCGCTGACGCGTATCCGCCTGGCGACGGAGATGATGTCTGAGCAGGATGGCTATCTGGCAGAATCGATCAATAAAGATATCGAAGAGTGTAATGCGATTATCGAGCAGTTTATTGATTATCTGCGCACCGGGCAGGAGATGCAGTTTGAACGTGCCGACCTGAACAGCGTGCTGGGCGAGGTGGTAGCGGCAGAGAGCGGTTACGAGCGTGAAATCGAAAATGCCGTGATGTCAGCGGAGCTGATGCTGGATATCAACCCTCTGGCGATTAAGCGTGCTATTGCCAATATGGTGGTCAATGCTGCCCGCTATGGTAATGGCTGGATCAAAGTCAGCTCTGGCCGTGAACTGCATCGGGCCTGGTTCCAGGTGGACGATGATGGCCCCGGTATTGAACCGGATCAGCTTAAGCATCTGTTGCAGCCGTTTGTGCGCGGCGACAGCGCGCGCAGCACCAGCGGAACCGGCCTGGGTCTGGCGATTGTGCAGCGAATTATCGATGCGCATCAGGGGTCACTGGAAATTGGTAAGAGTGAAAGAGGCGGTTTGCGCATTCGTGCCTGGCTGCCTTTGCCCCCCGCCAGTCTTCCTGTGGGGCCGATGACGTAA
- the pckA gene encoding phosphoenolpyruvate carboxykinase (ATP) produces the protein MRTNDLTPQELVAYGITDTVEVVYNPDYETLFREETRPGLSGYERGIVTQSGAVAVDTGIFTGRSPKDKYLVRDETTRDTLWWNDQGKGKNDNQPLSQETWQSLKSLVTQQLSGKRLFVVDAWCGANPDSRLSVRFITEVAWQAHFVKNMFIRPDEADLANFTPDFVVMNGAKCTNPDWQAQGLHSENFVAFNLTENMQLIGGTWYGGEMKKGLFAVMNYLLPLKGIASMHCSANVGEKGDVAIFFGLSGTGKTTLSTDPQRQLIGDDEHGWDDDGVFNFEGGCYAKTIKLSEKAEPEIFHAIRPDALLENVVVRSDGSVDFDDGSKTENTRVSYPIYHIDNIVKPVSKAGHAKKVIFLTADAFGVLPPVSHLTAEQTQYHFLSGFTAKLAGTERGVTEPTPTFSACFGAAFLTLHPTQYAEVLLKRMKAAGAEAWLVNTGWNGSGKRISLKDTRAIINAILSGEIADAETITLPIFNLEIPLALPGVNSELLDPRNTYANEAEWETRARDLAQRFISNFDKFTDTKTGEALVKAGPVL, from the coding sequence ATGCGCACTAACGACCTGACCCCGCAGGAACTCGTCGCTTATGGCATCACTGATACGGTTGAAGTTGTTTATAACCCTGACTATGAAACCCTCTTCAGGGAAGAAACCAGGCCTGGTTTAAGCGGATATGAGCGCGGTATCGTCACACAATCCGGCGCTGTCGCCGTTGATACCGGCATTTTTACCGGCCGTTCTCCTAAAGATAAATATCTGGTACGTGATGAAACCACCCGCGACACCCTGTGGTGGAACGATCAGGGCAAAGGCAAGAATGATAACCAGCCGCTCTCGCAGGAAACCTGGCAGTCACTCAAATCCCTTGTCACTCAACAGCTATCAGGTAAACGCCTGTTTGTCGTAGACGCCTGGTGCGGAGCCAACCCGGACTCACGCCTGAGCGTACGCTTTATTACAGAAGTCGCCTGGCAGGCGCACTTTGTAAAAAATATGTTTATTCGCCCGGATGAAGCGGATCTGGCAAATTTCACTCCTGATTTCGTGGTAATGAACGGTGCCAAATGCACTAATCCGGACTGGCAGGCGCAGGGACTACACTCGGAAAATTTTGTCGCTTTTAACCTCACGGAGAACATGCAGCTGATTGGCGGTACCTGGTACGGCGGTGAGATGAAGAAAGGGCTGTTCGCAGTCATGAACTATCTGCTGCCACTGAAAGGAATTGCCTCAATGCACTGTTCGGCTAACGTCGGGGAAAAAGGCGATGTTGCCATATTCTTCGGCCTCTCCGGTACGGGAAAAACCACCCTTTCAACCGACCCGCAGCGCCAGCTAATCGGCGATGATGAACACGGCTGGGATGACGACGGTGTGTTTAACTTTGAGGGCGGCTGCTACGCCAAAACCATTAAGCTGTCGGAAAAAGCAGAGCCGGAGATTTTTCACGCCATCCGCCCCGATGCCCTGCTGGAAAACGTGGTGGTTCGCAGCGATGGATCGGTAGACTTTGACGACGGCAGCAAGACGGAAAATACCCGCGTGTCATACCCGATCTACCATATCGACAATATCGTGAAGCCGGTATCGAAAGCGGGCCATGCGAAGAAAGTCATTTTCCTGACGGCGGACGCGTTTGGCGTGCTGCCACCGGTATCACATCTGACCGCCGAACAAACCCAGTACCACTTCCTTTCCGGGTTTACTGCCAAGCTGGCGGGTACCGAACGCGGCGTAACGGAACCCACCCCCACCTTCTCCGCCTGTTTTGGCGCAGCCTTCCTGACGTTGCACCCTACGCAATATGCTGAGGTACTGCTGAAGCGTATGAAAGCTGCGGGGGCGGAGGCCTGGCTGGTCAATACCGGCTGGAACGGCAGCGGTAAGCGTATTTCCCTGAAGGATACGCGGGCGATTATCAACGCGATCCTCAGCGGCGAGATTGCCGATGCGGAAACCATTACCCTGCCGATTTTCAATCTGGAAATACCGCTGGCTCTGCCTGGTGTGAACAGCGAACTGCTCGATCCACGTAATACCTACGCGAATGAAGCAGAGTGGGAAACCAGGGCTCGGGATCTGGCACAGCGGTTTATCAGCAATTTCGATAAGTTTACGGACACCAAAACAGGGGAAGCGCTGGTCAAGGCCGGGCCTGTACTGTAA